The Polaribacter sp. KT25b genome contains the following window.
AGAAGTAAAGCGCTATTAGAAAAATACTGTAAAAAATTAGGTTTAGATTATCCAACTGATCCACATGGTTGGGACGTAAAAGGACAAAACAATCCGTATTATGCTGCAATGGTAGAAATGTTAGATTATTATGTAGGCCAAGTTTTTGATTATTTACAAACTACAGATGATCCTCGTTGGCCTGGTCATAAATTAAGTGAAAATACGTATATTATTTTTACTTCTGATAATGGAGGAATGGAAGGGCATCCTGGTGAAGTTTTTACGGATAATTATCCTTTAGATAAAGGAAAAATAAACGCTAAAGAAGGTGGTACAAGAGTTCCTTTAATTATTGCAGGACCTGGAATAAAAAAAGGAATACAATCGGATGTTGTTGTAAACGGACTTGATTTTTACCCTACAATTCTATCATTATTAAATGTTGAAAAACCAAAAAACAAACATTTAGACGGTGATGATTTATCTACTTTATTATTAAAAGATCCTACAGATTCTAAATTAGTTTTAGACAAAGAAGGAAATGAGAGAAATACGATGATGTGGCACTTTCCACATTCCTCATATCAAAGTACATTACGTGTAGGTGATTATAAAATTATTAGGAATTATGATTACAAAAACAATCCTAAAATTCCAGAATTTGAACTTTACAGATTGTATGACACCTCTAACGGAACTGCTGAACGTGTTGATATAGAAGAAGCAAATAACTTAGCAAAAGTAGAGGTTAAAAGAACAAAAGAGATGAATGATAAGCTTACATCAATCTTAACAGAAATGAATGCGAGTTACCCATCTTACAATCCTTTTTACTTAAAAAAGATGGAGCATAAAGAAACTGTTCCAACAGTAATTTCTGAATCTATAAAGAAAGGTAAGGTTACTTTTAAGTACAAAAAAAATGGAGCAAAAGTTGTAAAAGCCAATCTAATTTATACTACAAATGGTGGGAATGAATATGAAGAGTGGTTTAAAGCAGAAGCAAATATAGAAGGAGTTTCTACTATAACAGCCGTTTTACCAAAAGGAACAACGCATTATCTTATTAACCTAATTGATGAGTACAATTTTTTAGTAAGCTACCCAGAAATGCCTACTATAAAATCTCTTAAGACAGAGAAAAAACAATATTCTAACTATGCATTATCTAGTAAATAAGTAGTACTTAATTTAATTTGGGTTTAAAACAAAAAGACGGGTAATCCTGTCTTTTTGTTTTAAAAATGAATTGTACTCATTTGAAGGTCTTTACCATTCATTTAATTTTTCCTCCTACTTATTCTAGAATTGGTTAACTGCTAATTTTTTAAAAGTAAAGTGTATTTACTATAGTTTTCATAAGGTTTGAGGAGGGTTTTGATAGATAAGTATGATTTAGATTGGACAGCGTAAACAAGCCCAAGCCTCTTAGTCTAAACATGAATAAATTATTAAGTAAAAATATATTCATATCATAAAAAACAATTACTTACAATTATTTTAGCTTTAACAGCATCCATAACAGTTATTGCACAAACTTGGTATCACATTTACAATTCAGTAATAGATTTAACATTTACATGTACGTGTGATGGACGTTCTATTTCAATATCCCATTAGATTATAAAAAGGTTTCTTAGAATATATTTCTAAGGTACTTAGAGATAAATTCTACTTAGACAAACTTACCTTTCGTCTAAATATCATTAAATTATAGTTATTATTTTCCAATATAAAAAGAACCCCCACTAATTTATAGAGGAGGTTCTTTAATTGGGTTATAATAAACTTATTCTTTTAATAATTTTATATGTTTTCTGTTGCCATCCTTACATATAACTTTTAGCAGATATATACCTGATTTTAAATTAGATATATCAATATCTTTATTTGCATTTTCGAATTTGTACGCTATTGCTCCATACACATTGTACAAAATACCTGATGCTACTTCCTTTGTAAGGCTAAAAGTATTTTTTACTGGATTAGGATATAGGCTTAACCTTTCATTACTTTCCTTATTAACATCATCAATTCCTAAAGTAAACTCAGAAACATGAAGTATTACATCTTGAAGTCTTAATCGTCCTACAACATCCTCTCCTGAATTAGAAAGACCTGTTGTTACAAATTTTATTTCTGTAGCCTCATCGTCTGCTAACGTAAGTGGAGTATTAAATACAAACTCGAAATTATTACCTTCATTATTCCCACCACTAGTATAAGTAGCTTGCTGTTGCGTCTCTCCATTAATGGTAATTGCAACGTCTACAATATCATTTTTTTGTGATTTCACGGCAAACGTTACTTTATTTAATATACTTTGATAACCTTCTGTAGATTTCACAAGAAATTTAGCTCCGTCTCCTTCAAGATTATCTGCAGGGTCAATTTCTGTTCTCATTTGTAAATAAATATCACTCCCAGCAGCTGTACCTCCAATCAATTCTGAATAATTATCTACAGCTGTAAAAGTTTGTTCCAAATCTGAACTATTCAGAGTTATCTCATGAAGTGGTTCTGTAGCCCCTAAAACATTAAAGAAAAGATTTACAAATCTTACTCTCGGAGCTAAACCTTCTGAATTAGAAAGAGAGGTTGTTATCACCTGAACCTCTTTAGATGACTGTGTAAATGTAACTGGAGTATCAAATTCGAATAATTCTGGAGTATTATTGTTTGTACTTGTATAGGTAAAATTTTGTGTTTCTCCATCAATAATGATATCAACATTTACAGTATCTCCTGCTTGAGATATAATTCCTAATGTAATTTTATCACAAGTTATAGATGCAACATCAGCAGGAGCTTTTACATAAAATTTAGCTCCATCTCCTCCTTCTACAGTCCTTGCTTGTAAATAAGCTGTACCACCTACAGTTGTATTCCCAATTAACTCAGCATATTCATCTACTACTTTAAAAGGTTGTTCTCCAATAGAAGTAGCAAGTGTTATCTTATGAGGGTTAAATATTGATATCTCTTCCGATTTTACTAAAAAATTATTTTCATCTTCTAACGTAAATATAACCCCTGTAGCTTCTTCTGGCACTTCAGCAGTAATCACATTGCCATTTACAGTTGCTGAAATTTCAAACCACTCTATTTCTTTTGAATC
Protein-coding sequences here:
- a CDS encoding sulfatase; this encodes MKTQYKNFLPLVLTSVLLYSCNTQKAPNNKTQSNDRPEPNVVLLLTDDLGWQDLKVYDIDNPSPYETPNIDAFAKEGVQFWQAYSPAPTCAPSRCAIMSGTHPARAQKTHVVGGAPPTVYASKETQRIMDPWYSGRMPENETTLARVLQQKGYTTGHAGKWHMAINHLAYPQPEDQGFDVTTHDRGATIPQKPHRLTDFATNKASDPYRLDEKGFPFHQNNENALKFLKENKQDPFFLYYATFLVHAPIHTRSKALLEKYCKKLGLDYPTDPHGWDVKGQNNPYYAAMVEMLDYYVGQVFDYLQTTDDPRWPGHKLSENTYIIFTSDNGGMEGHPGEVFTDNYPLDKGKINAKEGGTRVPLIIAGPGIKKGIQSDVVVNGLDFYPTILSLLNVEKPKNKHLDGDDLSTLLLKDPTDSKLVLDKEGNERNTMMWHFPHSSYQSTLRVGDYKIIRNYDYKNNPKIPEFELYRLYDTSNGTAERVDIEEANNLAKVEVKRTKEMNDKLTSILTEMNASYPSYNPFYLKKMEHKETVPTVISESIKKGKVTFKYKKNGAKVVKANLIYTTNGGNEYEEWFKAEANIEGVSTITAVLPKGTTHYLINLIDEYNFLVSYPEMPTIKSLKTEKKQYSNYALSSK